One Microcaecilia unicolor chromosome 8, aMicUni1.1, whole genome shotgun sequence DNA window includes the following coding sequences:
- the LOC115476574 gene encoding zinc-binding protein A33-like — translation MAGDRHTEQNLKDELTCSICCELFREPVMLECMHHFCKACILRFWQGYQKVASCPQCRRESPSRTFRTSYLVARVVERVRQCITEQQRRKLQKQLEDALKSHQIKLEDLVQMKRMADQRIYTIKENSEALAEKVRVEFKCLHQILEEEERATLAELGKEKEGAVLMLKMHIQQLEEGISELKKTMESIHQAMSKMGDEFLLEVEDLKTRRIKYVETQPIKNLELHKEKYTGPFQYKIWKRMLKSIHPAPSLLTFDQESAHPNLVFSRDLTGVTETDIPQVVSNSSKRFLQCVNVLASETFESGRHYWEVWVGNKIKWDLGVAAESVDRKAKVKLCPENGYWTLRLRNRNEYSAMTSPLVRLSLENCPRKVGVYLDCGEQKVAFYNAEDMVHLFTFTQADAHRFCPFFSTCFSEGHQNVEPMRICHLNL, via the exons ATGGCAGGTGACCGACATACGGAGCAGAACTTGAAAGATGAGCTAACGTGTTCCATATGCTGTGAACTGTTCAGAGAGCCAGTGATGCTGGAATGCATGCACCATTTTTGCAAGGCCTGCATCCTGCGTTTCTGGCAAGGATACCAGAAGGTCGCTTCCTGCCCTCAATGCCGCAGGGAGTCTCCCAGCAGAACCTTTCGGACCAGCTATCTGGTGGCGAGGGTGGTGGAGAGAGTGAGACAGTGCATCACTGAACAGCAGAGAAGAAAACTGCAG aaGCAACTGGAAGATGCCCTGAAATCTCACCAGATTAAATTAGAGGATTTGGTCCAGATGAAGAGAATGGCAGACCAGAGAATTTACACTATAAAG GAAAACTCTGAAGCACTTGCTGAGAAGGTTCGCGTGGAGTTCAAGTGCTTGCATCAGATCCTTGAAGAAGAGGAGAGGGCCACATTGGCTGAactaggaaaagaaaaagaaggagcAGTGTTGATGCTGAAAATGCACATCCAGCAGTTGGAAGAGGGGATCTCAGAGCTGAAAAAGACAATGGAATCTATTCATCAAGCTATGAGCAAGATGGGTGACGAGTTTCTTCTGGAG GTGGAGGATCTAAAGACCAG GCGGATAAAATATGTGGAAACCCAACCTATCAAGAACCTAGAGCTGCACAAGGAGAAATACACAGGGCCTTTTCagtataaaatatggaaaagaatgtTAAAATCCATCCATCCAG ctCCAAGCTTGTTGACATTTGACCAAGAATCAGCCCATCCTAACCTTGTCTTCTCTCGGGACCTTACGGGGGTGACAGAAACTGATATACCCCAGGTTGTCTCCAACAGCTCTAAACGGTTCTTGCAGTGTGTAAATGTTCTGGCCTCTGAGACATTTGAGAGTGGGCGCCATTACTGGGAGGTTTGGGTGGGCAACAAGATCAAATGGGACCTTGGGGTGGCTGCAGAATCAGTGGACAGGAAGGCGAAAGTCAagctgtgccctgagaacgggTACTGGACGCTTCGCCTGAGGAATAGGAATGAGTACTCGGCCATGACCAGCCCACTGGTACGACTGTCACTGGAGAACTGCCCGAGGAAGGTCGGTGTCTACCTGGACTGCGGTGAACAGAAGGTGGCATTCTACAATGCTGAGGATATGGTGCATCTTTTCACCTTCACCCAGGCAGATGCACACAGATTCTGCCCCTTCTTCAGCACATGCTTCAGCGAGGGCCATCAGAATGTGGAGCCAATGAGAATTTGCCATTTAAATTTGTAG